Proteins from one Falsibacillus albus genomic window:
- a CDS encoding NADH-quinone oxidoreductase subunit D: protein MIRTEEMILNVGPQHPSTHGVFRLVLKIDGEIITEATPVIGYLHRGTEKIAENLQYTQIIPYTDRMDYVSAMTNNYVICHAVETMMGIELPERAEFLRLLAMELGRVASHLVWWGTYLLDIGAVSPFLYAFREREMIINLLTELSGARLTFNYMRVGGVKWDAPDGWIEKVKAFVPHMREQLKGYHQLVTGNEIFLHRLRGVGVYSQEEAIQYSLSGANIRCTGLNRDLRRDEPYSIYDRFDFHVVTREEGDCLARYECRMEEIEESLKIIEQAAAQFPGDGPIMAKVPKIIKPPKGEVYVKIESPRGEIGCYIASEGKKEPYRLKFRRPSFYNLQILPKLLKGQNIANLIAILGAIDIVLGEVDG, encoded by the coding sequence GTGATACGGACGGAAGAAATGATTTTGAATGTCGGGCCGCAGCATCCAAGTACGCATGGGGTTTTTCGGCTTGTTTTGAAAATAGATGGGGAAATCATCACGGAAGCCACGCCGGTCATCGGCTATCTGCACCGGGGGACGGAAAAAATCGCGGAGAATCTTCAATATACGCAGATCATTCCGTATACCGATCGGATGGATTACGTGTCGGCGATGACGAACAATTATGTGATCTGTCATGCCGTCGAGACGATGATGGGAATCGAGCTCCCTGAACGTGCGGAGTTTTTGCGTCTGTTGGCGATGGAGCTTGGCAGGGTGGCCAGCCATCTTGTCTGGTGGGGAACCTATCTCCTGGATATCGGGGCGGTCAGTCCTTTTCTATATGCGTTCCGGGAACGCGAGATGATCATCAATCTATTGACCGAGCTGTCCGGTGCGAGGCTGACCTTCAACTATATGCGTGTTGGAGGGGTGAAATGGGATGCACCCGATGGCTGGATTGAAAAGGTGAAAGCTTTTGTCCCGCATATGCGCGAGCAGCTGAAGGGATATCATCAGCTTGTGACGGGCAACGAAATATTTCTTCACCGTCTTCGCGGAGTGGGCGTCTACAGCCAGGAGGAAGCGATTCAATACTCACTGAGCGGAGCGAATATCCGCTGCACGGGGCTCAATCGTGATCTTCGCAGGGATGAACCTTACAGCATTTACGATCGATTTGACTTTCATGTCGTGACGCGTGAAGAAGGGGATTGCCTGGCTCGGTATGAATGCAGGATGGAGGAGATCGAGGAGTCGCTGAAAATCATTGAGCAAGCTGCCGCGCAATTTCCTGGAGATGGACCGATCATGGCAAAGGTGCCGAAGATCATTAAGCCGCCAAAAGGCGAAGTGTATGTGAAGATCGAATCTCCGCGGGGAGAAATCGGCTGCTATATTGCCAGTGAAGGAAAAAAAGAACCTTATCGACTGAAGTTCAGGCGGCCTTCTTTTTATAATCTTCAAATTCTGCCTAAGTTGTTAAAAGGACAAAACATTGCGAACCTCATCGCCATTCTGGGGGCAATCGACATCGTGCTAGGGGAGGTGGATGGCTGA
- the nuoK gene encoding NADH-quinone oxidoreductase subunit NuoK, with protein sequence MTAVPISGYLTVALLLFSIGLYGVLTKRNTVIVLICIELMLNAVNLNLVAFSRMGPYPAIDGQIFALFSIAVAAAEAAVGLAILMSLYRSMKSVNVRDYTNLKN encoded by the coding sequence ATGACGGCAGTTCCGATATCAGGCTATTTAACCGTTGCCCTTTTGTTATTTTCGATCGGTTTGTATGGGGTGTTAACGAAAAGAAACACGGTCATCGTCTTGATCTGCATCGAGCTGATGCTGAATGCCGTCAACCTTAATTTGGTGGCATTCAGCCGGATGGGTCCGTACCCAGCGATCGACGGCCAGATTTTCGCGCTGTTCTCGATTGCGGTGGCAGCGGCCGAAGCAGCGGTGGGGCTGGCCATTTTAATGTCCCTCTATCGAAGCATGAAAAGTGTCAATGTCCGTGATTATACGAATCTAAAAAACTAG
- a CDS encoding NADH-quinone oxidoreductase subunit J has product MTGEWWMFLILSFMAVSGAVLMIQLSKVIHMILALVLTFVSIAGLYFMLAAEFIAVVQLLIYSGAVTIIMLFGIMLTNKMDGSETKRRSLWKKGLVLVGVVLFAVILFIGIQPLDFGAAGALKGDNTKLIGQALYSHWIIPFELASVLLLAALVGAVVLAKKEGGANES; this is encoded by the coding sequence ATGACCGGGGAATGGTGGATGTTTCTGATCCTGTCGTTCATGGCTGTATCCGGGGCGGTGCTGATGATCCAGCTGTCCAAGGTCATTCATATGATATTGGCCCTTGTGCTGACCTTCGTGAGCATCGCGGGGCTGTATTTCATGCTCGCAGCCGAGTTCATAGCCGTCGTCCAGCTCCTGATCTATTCGGGGGCCGTCACGATCATCATGCTGTTCGGCATCATGCTGACGAACAAAATGGACGGGTCTGAAACGAAGCGGAGAAGCCTTTGGAAAAAGGGGCTTGTTCTAGTGGGTGTGGTCCTTTTTGCCGTCATCCTTTTCATCGGCATCCAGCCCCTCGATTTCGGTGCGGCTGGCGCCTTAAAAGGAGACAACACGAAGTTGATCGGCCAGGCGCTTTACAGCCATTGGATCATCCCGTTTGAACTGGCATCGGTCCTGCTGCTGGCAGCATTGGTCGGCGCGGTGGTCCTGGCGAAAAAGGAAGGGGGAGCGAATGAATCATGA
- the nuoH gene encoding NADH-quinone oxidoreductase subunit NuoH encodes MVQELLHAAPSSIHILYLFLMGAILLFVVLGFVTYAILAERKVMGFMQLRHGPNQVGGKWGLFQTVADVLKLLLKEDTIPKLADRPLFILAPVIAFAPAFMVLAVIPFSDQIQFADIGVGLLYYVAVSGLTTIGILTAGWASNNKYALLGGMRAAAQMISYEVPLVMSIIGVVLLAGSLNLQTIVGAQHSVWFIFIQPIGFIIFFIASIAELNRTPFDLPEAESELVAGYHVEYSGFRWAFFMLAEYVYLFAMASLTTVLFLGGWSPVYHLSFIPGPIWFALKFSLIVFTMIWFRVTFPRLRADQLMEFGWKVLLPIAMANILLTAVIKVLFHL; translated from the coding sequence ATGGTACAGGAACTCTTGCATGCGGCACCGAGCAGCATCCATATTCTATACCTGTTTTTGATGGGAGCCATTCTGCTATTCGTCGTCCTTGGTTTTGTCACCTATGCGATTCTAGCGGAGCGGAAGGTGATGGGCTTTATGCAGCTTCGCCATGGCCCCAACCAGGTCGGAGGCAAATGGGGGCTTTTTCAAACGGTGGCGGATGTTCTGAAACTATTGCTCAAAGAGGATACGATCCCGAAGCTTGCCGATCGGCCGCTGTTCATTTTAGCACCGGTGATTGCCTTTGCACCTGCCTTCATGGTACTGGCCGTCATTCCGTTTTCCGATCAGATTCAATTTGCCGACATCGGAGTAGGACTCCTTTATTATGTGGCGGTCTCCGGGCTTACGACGATCGGGATTCTGACTGCCGGGTGGGCGTCCAATAACAAATATGCGCTTCTAGGCGGCATGCGGGCGGCTGCACAGATGATTTCCTATGAAGTGCCGCTCGTGATGTCCATCATCGGGGTCGTCCTATTGGCTGGCAGCTTGAACTTGCAGACCATCGTCGGTGCACAGCATTCAGTCTGGTTCATTTTTATACAGCCGATTGGGTTCATCATCTTTTTCATTGCGTCAATCGCGGAATTGAATAGGACACCGTTTGATTTACCGGAGGCGGAATCCGAGCTCGTCGCAGGCTATCATGTGGAATACTCCGGCTTCCGCTGGGCATTTTTCATGCTCGCCGAGTACGTTTATCTTTTCGCGATGGCCTCATTGACGACGGTCCTTTTCCTAGGTGGTTGGTCTCCCGTTTACCACTTGTCGTTCATCCCCGGGCCGATTTGGTTTGCCTTGAAGTTCAGCCTCATCGTATTTACGATGATCTGGTTCAGGGTAACGTTCCCGCGGCTGCGCGCCGATCAGCTCATGGAATTCGGCTGGAAGGTCCTGCTTCCGATTGCGATGGCCAACATTTTGCTGACTGCGGTAATTAAGGTGCTGTTTCATTTGTAA
- the nuoI gene encoding NADH-quinone oxidoreductase subunit NuoI, with the protein MLGWTKGLAFTLKNLTKEKVTYDYPNEPLPLPDRFRGIQKFYPDKCIVCNLCANICPTDCISLTGKANPDPEKKGKVIDTYDINFEICILCDLCTEVCPTEAIVMTNNFELAEYSRDELFKDKVWLDENDTSVRKENKV; encoded by the coding sequence ATGCTTGGCTGGACGAAAGGGTTGGCATTCACGCTGAAAAACCTGACGAAGGAAAAAGTCACGTATGATTATCCGAATGAACCGCTGCCGCTGCCTGACCGGTTCCGCGGCATCCAGAAATTTTACCCGGACAAGTGCATTGTCTGCAATTTATGCGCCAATATCTGTCCGACCGACTGTATTTCATTGACGGGAAAGGCAAACCCTGATCCGGAGAAAAAAGGGAAGGTCATCGACACGTATGATATCAATTTTGAAATTTGCATCCTTTGCGACTTGTGCACGGAGGTCTGTCCGACGGAAGCGATCGTCATGACGAATAATTTCGAGCTCGCTGAGTACAGCCGTGATGAGCTTTTTAAAGATAAGGTATGGCTCGATGAAAATGATACGAGCGTCAGGAAGGAGAATAAAGTATGA